From Daucus carota subsp. sativus chromosome 6, DH1 v3.0, whole genome shotgun sequence:
CCAgcaatttaaaaagatattctaGCTGATACACCATGCTAATGGATGGAAAACTAGACAAAAGCGGAAAGAACATGACCAAAGAAAATTGTTGGAAAATTcatctggaaacaacttgaaagatGAAGGTAATTAATTAGGACAAGGCGTTTTTAACACTTCAGATGTAGACTTCTATATGCACTTGTTAAAAGTATAGATAGGTAAACAAGAAAGGAGCAAAAGATAAGTTATTGATAGTAAAGTTACATAAATAGAACATACTCTCAGAAGTTTTCTCATGAGCATGACCTACGATAGATTGATAGGGTCGTAGTGCAActaattaatttgattaaaattgTCTTTGGATGTTCTGCCACAATGAAAttgtatttataaaagaaaaaagaatgaaCATGTTAGAATACTTGCATGAACTTTACAAGCAATAGACTCTAAAGCTGAGGAATCAGAGCACAATCATTTCCCAAGTAATAACAATATGTacacataaaatttaacattatCACGAATCATGGACACTCGCCATGTAAATAGAATCTAGAAGTTAAATCACTTGTGAAGATTAAGTAATTTTAAGCGATGTCAATCAAATAAGACTCAAGACTGTGAATAAGTTCGTTCATTACCAAGATACATACTCACGACCAGAGTCACCAGACAGCTTCCCCTCTGGACCCCATACCTTTATGGACAGATCTTCACTGCAAAGGTAACAAGTGCCATTCAACCCAAGACGATTAGTATCATTATGTCAACGAttcatatatgaaaatatccttTCCAGTACCATAAACACAGCAGGAGAACACACAATACTAGTATAAACATTCAAAAAGCATTATGAAAGAAAGCTAGAACATTTATACCGAGACGTAACCATTTTGTCTCCAGTGGCATTAAAAGATATAGAGAAGCCTTTAGACGAGTGTGCCCTGCAGAAAGGAATGGTACAGCTTCATAAGAACAGATTATATGTGTGAGACACAGTAAAATCAACTTAATTCAAGTACTGTAACTTGTATATAGATTTATTTAGTGATAGCCTAGTGGCAAGGCCTCATCTCCCCCTACTTTATACTTAAAACGTAAAAAACTAAtgtttaaattaagatataATGTGCAAACTTATTATAAATTAGAGAAAGGCTTCAGGTTGTACTTGGTCTCATGATCCAAAGTTTGAGCCATATACCACTCCTGAAAGTCATATTTTGCTCAAATCTGCAGATATTAACATGCAAAATTTGCAAATGCTTAGTACTACTCTATTCAGTTCAAAAGGAGCACCACATGCTGGAAGAAAAAATATTTCGCATAATTTATACTTCAATAGTGTCATCACGGCAACATGAGAACAATAAATCCTCGGATGGGTGAAATTGGACCATTATGGCATCTTCTGAGTCCGCTAACTTGTCAGATTCACAGTGTGGAAGCAAAAGAGTTTCCCAGATCCGAACAGCAGCTCTGCTGCAAGTGGCCAGATAGCAGCCCGAATGATCCCAGGACACACTTAATACTTCCTCCTTGTCATCCTGTAGAAATGCATAAATACAATTAGATTTGCCTACAGCGTCACTGTGCAGAAAGTTCACGTATAAAAATCACAAGGTACATAAGAACGTGGACTTTAAGGCCATGTCTGTTTCATGGGATAATTCTCCAGACTATTATCTTATTTGCTCATAATTATACTGTCTTTGGTCTCTGAGTTATCTTCTTCACTGAAGTTTCAATCATTTCCAAGTTCATTTCTATTAGAATACTTAGGGCGAGGATGGAACCCCCAAACTGAATGAGgaagtaataaaatatagtcCATGTGTAAGATTTAATTTAAGGATTAAGTATGACAAAAtgagttttattattgataGGCCAGCGATTAAATTGTTTTCAAGAATGCTTTCAAAACTGGCATCATTTCTCAAAACACGTTAGTAGTAGTACTTGCAAAAGACATAATTAGCTGATGACTGTTACAAGTTGCCACTATAATACCTCCTCTAGGTCTAGATCTTCCATATCATGAACTTCATCCTCATTCTTGTCCCATATGTAAGTGGTGCCATCATAGCTTGGAATTGCCAAAAATCTCCCTTCTGGTGACCAGGAAAAAAATCTACCAGTTCCAGCATGAGCTCCTTCAAACGTTCTCTGCATAAGCATGGGCATAAGTATATGCCTGCATGATGTCTTGTGAAGATATTAAAAACAAAGATGCGATTACGAAATTTAAGAATACAATtcttcaatattattcaaaaatcagATAGATAACAAACTTTCATTGTTCTTAAACAGTTGTGTTCCTCTCCGTAATTACAATGCAACATATAAAAATGCAGGATGTGGCATATTTCATGAATAAGAAGTTAGTTTTAGAATACAAATCAGaacaaattaatttgaatttgctTCCAGATGGTCATCAAATCCAGTGATCCCCTGTATGCTTCATCTTCAATGTGCTACAACTGGCATATGACTACTTGTATGCAATGTAAAAGAGAACAAAGCTCATATGTTATCATTACTGGTATAgacaattatatgatattatattgcatatcaacacaaacaaaattacataaacctataattgttaatattttaaattctacAGAGAGTGTGCAGTAAGACTGATAGACTTAAATAAGAATAATTAGTGAATGTGTTGCAACATACATATGCCTAATCAAATACTTATGCAAAAGTAGAGTAGTAAAAGTTGAACCAAAAACAAACAGTATAGATTACATTGAGAATCTAACAAAGTATAAGAACATAGAGCAGCTGACAGAAACGAGTCAAGTTCAATTACAGTATATGTTATAGGCAGAGAAAATGTAGATATTATTTGAAGTAACATAGAAGATCACATTTCTCCATAATGTGTGTGCGTAAGATACAAGTTCAATACATATCATTATTTCAACATATCATAAACCGAGAGACAAactcagagagagagagagagaggaagggagagaaagagggaggggagagagagggagagagagagagagggagggagggagggagagagagagagagggagagagggagagagggagggagggagagagaccGAGCATTCGAAAGCAGACGTTTGAGGATTTTGCGTCCAGAGACGTAGGGTCTTGTCGACGCCGCAGGAAGCGAGAAGTGCCGGTTCGCCGTTGGTGCCGGAGGCTGGGTTCCAGGCGATGCAAAATACCATGCCTGCGTGACCTTGAAGCTTCTGTATCTCCTTGAGTTCATCTTTCTCCTCAGccgtttctctctctctctttccctTTCCCTTGCTCTCCATATTTTGTGAATTCAAACAACTAACTCAAAGTGTTACTACTGGTAGACTTTGATTCTATTTATACATGCAATACGCACATGTTACATGTATGTATAACTGTGTAAGTAGTGCCTGGTTGTTCAACCCTCGCAGGTTCCCGAACACAATAACGATTATGCGATGTTCGACTacgttttcttcttcttttttcaccATGTGATGTCCAAACGGTATAACCCTCAAGCATCCCCTTAGCAAGTAAATGGAATCTAACATCATCGATACTTAACCAATTCAAATTCCTACAACGTTTACAAGGACACTTCATTGTACCAtcttcttccattccattttcacttgcaaattttaaaaaagtttctacATCATTCCTATATTCCGGAGTTAACGAAATTTTATcactttgcacttgattattaatcaaacttcgatccaagtttgtcatctacacacacatttaacacacatttaacacacacatacattcaacacacacatacatttaataacacatacattccatacacacatacattcaatacacacatgtaataacacatacatttaacaaataatttcacATGAATTTCATACATTCAATACAAGCATTCAATGTAAtaacacacacatttaatataacaaacacatttaacacacccaccacacacacatttaatgcaaagaaatgaaaatcactTACTTGAAATGTTTGCAAGCAAAAATTCTTTCCCACTTTAGCTCCTTTCTtctcctttgatttttatttcaagtgaATGTGAGCTCACTACTAGATAAAAAGTGATATAAAAACTGCagcttaaaaccgaccgaccgaccaattggtcggttttagtaccaaacaaaaaaaacgacgtcgtttaAGGGGCTGACGcacagatatttttatttaaactagtttttaattatttttccgcGAAAAATAAAACCGACCACGAAGAATGGTCGGTTATAACGGTGCCATGTCATACATATAACCGACCGTCGTCacgacggtcggttttatttgtTGCCACGTCACCAAGAGCGTCGTCGTTTTGTGATTTCGACGAGTTAAAACCGACCACGCgaccgtcggtcggttttaaatgCTACGGTCGGTTTTGTGCGGTCAGTTTTGAtctgttttcttgtagtggctAGAGCCACTACTCTGAGGCGAGTAGCTAGGTGCCTAGGTAGTAGGCTACTTGTTCTTCACGTTTTATCCGAGGATGCGAGGATGTGTCTATAATTTTGTTTCTTTAAGTatggttttataatttatttataaaaaatatttttaaataaaatttagttattaaatttttatttttaaaaaatcttgaataaattataaaattatattttataaaaatagtaAGATACATGttaaataatgaattatataaaatttaaaaagacgGAGGGAAGTAGGTTTTTTATATTTACCTATTAAAGTAGCTGGAATATTCATAAACCGTGGACAACTCAAAATTTGACCCCGTTTATTACTCTCAGAccagaattaatataattattatatacgaCACTGTTTTAGAAAGCATTAGATGAGGCCCCGTTTGGTTCAGGGGGATGGGGAATCAGGTATGGGGTTACCTCATTCTAAACCCATAC
This genomic window contains:
- the LOC108227481 gene encoding protein CIA1, coding for MESKGKGKRERETAEEKDELKEIQKLQGHAGMVFCIAWNPASGTNGEPALLASCGVDKTLRLWTQNPQTSAFECSRTFEGAHAGTGRFFSWSPEGRFLAIPSYDGTTYIWDKNEDEVHDMEDLDLEEDDKEEVLSVSWDHSGCYLATCSRAAVRIWETLLLPHCESDKAHSSKGFSISFNATGDKMVTSREDLSIKVWGPEGKLSGDSGREYVSCEGIIASGAADGAIRLFVENQDGLLEIPFVAGIL